One Thiocapsa sp. genomic window carries:
- a CDS encoding IS1595 family transposase yields the protein MAMNRIQFQSGMSLFEHFQQFGTEAQCVAALERMRWPDGFRCPSCGGAANCVLHGSPRKTFQCNACHHQTSLIAGTLFEATKLRLTVWFLAIDLIGEAKTGLSALALKRDLGVGYPTAWLIHHKLMQAMVEREAATVLCGTVQVDDAYLGGELVGGTAGRGSENKVPFIGAVSLNDQGHPLRAKFTPVSGFTRAAIAQWAGANLAPTSTVVSDGLACFAGVTDIGCTHQPTVVGTRKPKELPMFHWINTVLGNLKTRFSGAYHSFDFGEYAERYLGTIAYRFNRRFDLRALPIRLLVTATACGPRPESWIRRVADVPC from the coding sequence ATGGCCATGAATCGGATCCAATTCCAGTCCGGGATGTCGCTGTTCGAGCATTTTCAACAGTTCGGCACCGAGGCCCAGTGCGTGGCGGCGCTGGAGCGCATGCGCTGGCCGGACGGGTTTCGCTGTCCGAGCTGCGGCGGGGCGGCGAACTGCGTGCTGCACGGCAGCCCCCGCAAGACCTTCCAGTGCAATGCCTGCCATCACCAGACCTCGCTGATCGCCGGGACGCTGTTCGAGGCTACCAAACTGAGACTGACCGTCTGGTTCCTGGCCATTGATCTCATCGGTGAGGCCAAGACCGGCCTGTCGGCCCTGGCGCTGAAGCGCGATCTCGGGGTCGGCTATCCAACCGCCTGGCTGATCCATCACAAGCTGATGCAGGCGATGGTCGAGCGCGAGGCCGCCACCGTGCTGTGCGGAACCGTGCAGGTCGACGACGCCTATCTCGGCGGCGAACTGGTCGGCGGCACCGCGGGACGGGGTTCGGAGAACAAAGTTCCCTTCATCGGCGCGGTCTCTCTCAATGACCAAGGTCATCCCCTGCGCGCCAAGTTCACTCCAGTGTCCGGCTTCACCCGCGCCGCCATCGCTCAGTGGGCGGGCGCGAACCTCGCCCCCACCAGCACCGTCGTCTCCGATGGCCTGGCCTGCTTCGCCGGCGTCACCGACATCGGCTGCACCCACCAACCGACCGTCGTCGGGACGCGCAAACCCAAGGAGTTGCCCATGTTCCACTGGATCAACACCGTCCTGGGCAATCTCAAGACCCGCTTCAGCGGGGCATACCACAGCTTCGATTTCGGAGAATACGCCGAGCGCTACCTCGGCACGATCGCCTATCGGTTTAATCGCCGCTTCGATCTGCGCGCCCTGCCGATCCGCCTGCTGGTGACAGCGACGGCTTGCGGTCCCCGCCCCGAATCGTGGATCCGGCGCGTGGCTGACGTTCCTTGCTAA